One genomic window of Dama dama isolate Ldn47 chromosome 7, ASM3311817v1, whole genome shotgun sequence includes the following:
- the BAG6 gene encoding large proline-rich protein BAG6 isoform X1 — protein MEPNDNTSTTMEEPDSLEVLVKTLDSQTRTFIVGAQMNVKEFKEHIAASVSIPSEKQRLIYQGRVLQDDKKLQEYNVGGKVIHLVERAPPQTQLPSGASSGTGSTSATHGAGPPSGTRGPGASVHDRNANSYVMVGTFNLPSDGSAVDVHINMEQAPIQSEPRVRLVMAQHMIRDIQTLLSRMEGRGGAQAQHSQPPLQTPTVAPEPVALTSQTSEPVESEVPPREPMEAEEVEERAPTQSPELTPSGPAPAGPASAPETNAPNHPSPAEYVEVLQELQRLESRLQPFLQRYYEVLGAAATTDYNNNQEGREEDQRLINLVGESLRLLGNTFVALSDLRCNLACAPPRHLHVVRPMSHYTTPMVLQQAAIPIQINVGTTVTMTGNGTRPPPTPSAEAPPAGAGQASSLAPSSTTVESSNEGASPPGPAPPPTTSHPRVIRISHQSVEPVVMMHMNIQDSGTQPGGVPSAPTGPLGPPGHGQTLGSTLIQLPSLPPEFMHAVAHQITHEAMVAAVASAAAGQQVPGFPTAPTRLVIARPTPPQARPSHPGGPPVSGALPGTGLGTNASLAQMVSGLVGQLLMQPVLVAQGTPGMAPPPAPATASASSGTTNTATTAGPAPGGPAQPPPPQASASDLQFSQLLGNLLGPAGPGTGGPGVASPTITVAMPGVPAFLQGMTDFLQATQTAAPPPPPPPPPPPPPAPEQQTAPPPGSPSGGSGSPGSVGPESLPLEFFTSVVQGVLSSLLGSLGARAGSSESIAAFIQRLSGSSNIFEPGADGALGFFGALLSLLCQNFSMVDVVMLLHGHFQPLQRLQPQLRSFFHQHYLGGQEPTPGNIRTATHALITGLEEYVRESFSLVQVQPGVDIIRTNLEFLQEQFNSIAAHVMHCTDSGFGARLLELCNQGLFECLALNLHCLGGQQMELAAVINGRIRRMSRGVNPSLVSWLTTMMGLRLQVVLEHMPVGPDAILRYVRRVGDPPQTLPEEPMEVQGSERTSPEPQRENASPAPGTTAEEAMSRGPPPAPEGGSRDEQDGASAETEPWAAAVPPEWVPIIQQDIQSQRKVKPQPPLSDAYLSGMPAKRRKTMQGEGPQLLLSEAVSRAAKAAGARPLTSPESLSRDLEAPEVQESYRQQLRADIQKRLQEDPNYSPQRFPNAQRAFADDP, from the exons ATGGAGCCCAATGATAATACCAGTACCACTATGGAGGAACCTGACAGCCTGGAGGTGCTGGTGAAGACCCTGGACTCTCAGACCCGGACCTTTATTGTGGGGGCCCAG ATGAACGTAAAGGAGTTTAAGGAGCATATTGCTGCTTCTGTTAGCATCCCGTCTGAGAAACAACGGCTTATCTACCAGGGACGAGTTCTGCAGGATGATAAGAAGCTCCAAGAATACA ATGTTGGGGGAAAGGTTATTCACCTTGTGGAACGGGCTCCTCCTCAGACTCAGCTCCCTTCTGGAGCGTCTTCTGGAACAGGGTCCACCTCAGCCACCCATGGTGCGGGACCCCCGTCTGGTACTCGGGGGCCTGGGGCCTCTGTCCATGACCGGAATGCCAACAGCTATGTCATGGTTGGAACCTTCAATCTTCCC AGTGACGGCTCTGCTGTGGATGTTCACATCAACATGGAACAGGCCCCGATTCAG AGTGAGCCCCGAGTGCGGCTGGTGATGGCTCAGCATATGATCAGGGATATACAGACCTTACTCTCCCGGATGGAG GGCCGAGGCGGGGCCCAAGCCCAGCACAGCCAGCCGCCTCTCCAGACGCCAACGGTGGCCCCAGAGCCGGTGGCCTTGACCTCCCAAACATCAGAACCGGTTGAAAGTGAAGTGCCTCCTCGGGAGCCCATGGAGGCGGAAGAAGTGGAGGAACGTGCCCCTACCCAGAGCCCAGAGCTCACCCCTTCAGGCCCAGCCCCAGCGGGGCCAGCATCTGCCCCAGAGACAAATGCACCCAA CCACCCTTCGCCTGCGGAGTACGTCGAGGTGCTTCAGGAGCTGCAGCGGCTTGAGAGCCGCCTCCAGCCCTTCCTGCAGCGCTACTATGAGGTTTTGGGCGCTGCTGCCACCACGGACTACAACAACAAT CAAGAGGGCCGTGAGGAGGACCAGCGCTTGATCAACTTGGTGGGGGAGAGCCTGCGGCTGCTGGGCAACACCTTCGTGGCGCTGTCTGACCTGCGTTGCAATCTGGCCTGTGCGCCCCCTCGTCATCTGCACGTGGTCCGGCCCATGTCTCACTACACCACCCCCATGGTGCTCCAGCAGGCGGCCATCCCCATCCAG ATCAATGTGGGGACCACTGTGACCATGACAGGGAATGGGACACGGCCCCCCCCGACTCCAAGTGCGGAGGCACCTCCCGCTGGTGCTGGGCAGGCCTCGTCCCTGGCCCCCTCTTCTACCACCGTTGAGTCTTCGAATGAGGGGGCTTCCCCGCCAGGGCCGGCTCCCCCACCGACCACCAGCCACCCGAGGGTCATCCGGATTTCCCACCAGAGCGTGGAACCCGTGGTCATGATGCACATGAACATCCAAG ATTCTGGCACACAGCCTGGTGGAGTTCCGAGTGCTCCCACTGGCCCCCTAGGACCCCCTGGTCATGGCCAGACCCTGG GCTCCACCCTCATCCAgctgccctccctgccccctgaGTTCATGCACGCCGTCGCCCACCAGATCACTCATGAGGCCATGGTGGCAGCTGTTGCCTCCGCGGCCGCAG GACAGCAGGTGCCAGGCTTCCCAACAGCTCCCACCCGGCTGGTGATTGCCCGGCCCACCCCTCCACAGGCTCGGCCTTCCCATCCTGGggggcccccagtctcaggggctcTG CCGGGCACTGGTTTGGGTACCAACGCCTCTTTAGCCCAGATGGTGAGCGGCCTCGTGGGGCAGCTTCTTATGCAGCCTGTCCTTGTGG CTCAGGGGACCCCAGGAATGGCTCCACCTCCAGCCCCTGCCACTGCGTCAGCCAGTTCTGGTACCACCAACACGGCTACCACAGCTGGCCCTGCCCCCGGGGGGCCCGCCCAGCCTCCGCCGCCTCAAGCCTCCGCCTCTGATCTTCAGTTCTCTCAGCTCCTGGGGAACCTGCTGGGGCCTGCTGGGCCGGGAACTGGAGGGCCTGGTGTGGCTTCTCCCACCATTACTGTGGCAATGCCTGGTGTGCccgcctttctccagggcatgacGGACTTTCTGCAG GCAACACAAACAGctgctccccctcctcctccgcctccacccccaccaccccctccgGCCCCAGAGCAGCAGACAGCGCCCCCACCGGGGTCCCCTTCTGGTGGCAGCGGGAGTCCTGGCAGCGTGGGTCCTGAGAGCCTGCCACTGGAGTTCTTCACCTCAGTGGTGCAGGGTGTGCTGAGCTCACTGCTGGGCTCCCTGGGGGCGCGGGCTGGCAGCAGTGAGAGCATCGCTGCTTTCATACAGCGCCTCAGTGGGTCCAGCAACATCTTTGAGCCCGGGGCTGATGGGGCTCTCG gattcttcGGGGCCCTGCTCTCTCTTCTGTGCCAGAACTTTTCCATGGTGGATGTGGTGATGCTGCTGCACGGGCATTTCCAGCCCCTGCAGCGACTCCAGCCCCAGCTGCGGTCTTTCTTCCACCAGCACTACCTGGGTGGCCAGGAGCCCACACCTGGTAACATCCGG ACGGCAACCCACGCATTGATCACGGGGCTTGAAGAATATGTGCGGGAGAGTTTT TCTTTGGTGCAAGTTCAGCCAGGTGTGGACATCATCCGAACAAACCTGGAATTTCTCCAAGAGCAATTTAATAGCATTGCTGCTCATGTGATGCACTGCACAG ACAGTGGATTTGGGGCCCGATTGCTGGAGCTGTGTAACCAGGGCCTGTTTGAATGCTTGGCCCTGAACCTGCACTGCTTGGGGGGACAGCAGATGGAGCTTGCTGCTGTCATCAATGGCCGAATT CGTCGCATGTCTCGTGGAGTGAATCCATCCTTGGTGAGCTGGCTGACCACTATGATGGGACTGAGGCTGCAGGTGGTACTGGAACACATGCCTGTAGGCCCTGATGCCATTCTCAGATACGTTCGCCGGGTTGGGGATCCCCCTCAG ACACTTCCTGAGGAGCCAATGGAAGTTCAGGGATCAGAGAGAACTTCCCCTGAGCCTCAG CGGGAGAATGCTTCCCCGGCCCCTGGAACAACAGCAGAAGAGGCCATGTCCCGAGGCCCACCTCCTGCTCCTGAGGGGGGCTCCCGAGACGAACAGGATGGCGCGTCCGCTGAGACAGAACCTTGGGCAGCTGCAGTCCCCCCA GAATGGGTCCCTATTATCCAGCAGGACATTCAGAGCCAGCGGAAGGTGAAACCGCAGCCCCCCCTGAGCGATGCCTACCTCAGTGGTATGCCCGCCAAGAGACGCAAG ACGATGCAGGGTGAGGGCCCCCAGCTGCTTCTCTCAGAGGCCGTGAGCCGGGCAGCTAAGGCAGCCGGAGCTCGGCCCCTGACGAGCCCCGAGAGCCTGAGCCGGGACCTGGAGGCACCAGAGGTTCAGGAGAGCTACAGGCAGCAG CTCCGGGCTGACATACAAAAGCGACTGCAGGAAGACCCCAACTACAGCCCCCAGCGCTTCCCGAATGCCCAGAGGGCCTTTGCTGACGATCCCTAG
- the BAG6 gene encoding large proline-rich protein BAG6 isoform X6, with amino-acid sequence MEPNDNTSTTMEEPDSLEVLVKTLDSQTRTFIVGAQMNVKEFKEHIAASVSIPSEKQRLIYQGRVLQDDKKLQEYNVGGKVIHLVERAPPQTQLPSGASSGTGSTSATHGAGPPSGTRGPGASVHDRNANSYVMVGTFNLPSEPRVRLVMAQHMIRDIQTLLSRMEGRGGAQAQHSQPPLQTPTVAPEPVALTSQTSEPVESEVPPREPMEAEEVEERAPTQSPELTPSGPAPAGPASAPETNAPNHPSPAEYVEVLQELQRLESRLQPFLQRYYEVLGAAATTDYNNNQEGREEDQRLINLVGESLRLLGNTFVALSDLRCNLACAPPRHLHVVRPMSHYTTPMVLQQAAIPIQINVGTTVTMTGNGTRPPPTPSAEAPPAGAGQASSLAPSSTTVESSNEGASPPGPAPPPTTSHPRVIRISHQSVEPVVMMHMNIQDSGTQPGGVPSAPTGPLGPPGHGQTLGQQVPGFPTAPTRLVIARPTPPQARPSHPGGPPVSGALPGTGLGTNASLAQMVSGLVGQLLMQPVLVAQGTPGMAPPPAPATASASSGTTNTATTAGPAPGGPAQPPPPQASASDLQFSQLLGNLLGPAGPGTGGPGVASPTITVAMPGVPAFLQGMTDFLQATQTAAPPPPPPPPPPPPPAPEQQTAPPPGSPSGGSGSPGSVGPESLPLEFFTSVVQGVLSSLLGSLGARAGSSESIAAFIQRLSGSSNIFEPGADGALGFFGALLSLLCQNFSMVDVVMLLHGHFQPLQRLQPQLRSFFHQHYLGGQEPTPGNIRTATHALITGLEEYVRESFSLVQVQPGVDIIRTNLEFLQEQFNSIAAHVMHCTDSGFGARLLELCNQGLFECLALNLHCLGGQQMELAAVINGRIRRMSRGVNPSLVSWLTTMMGLRLQVVLEHMPVGPDAILRYVRRVGDPPQTLPEEPMEVQGSERTSPEPQRENASPAPGTTAEEAMSRGPPPAPEGGSRDEQDGASAETEPWAAAVPPEWVPIIQQDIQSQRKVKPQPPLSDAYLSGMPAKRRKTMQGEGPQLLLSEAVSRAAKAAGARPLTSPESLSRDLEAPEVQESYRQQLRADIQKRLQEDPNYSPQRFPNAQRAFADDP; translated from the exons ATGGAGCCCAATGATAATACCAGTACCACTATGGAGGAACCTGACAGCCTGGAGGTGCTGGTGAAGACCCTGGACTCTCAGACCCGGACCTTTATTGTGGGGGCCCAG ATGAACGTAAAGGAGTTTAAGGAGCATATTGCTGCTTCTGTTAGCATCCCGTCTGAGAAACAACGGCTTATCTACCAGGGACGAGTTCTGCAGGATGATAAGAAGCTCCAAGAATACA ATGTTGGGGGAAAGGTTATTCACCTTGTGGAACGGGCTCCTCCTCAGACTCAGCTCCCTTCTGGAGCGTCTTCTGGAACAGGGTCCACCTCAGCCACCCATGGTGCGGGACCCCCGTCTGGTACTCGGGGGCCTGGGGCCTCTGTCCATGACCGGAATGCCAACAGCTATGTCATGGTTGGAACCTTCAATCTTCCC AGTGAGCCCCGAGTGCGGCTGGTGATGGCTCAGCATATGATCAGGGATATACAGACCTTACTCTCCCGGATGGAG GGCCGAGGCGGGGCCCAAGCCCAGCACAGCCAGCCGCCTCTCCAGACGCCAACGGTGGCCCCAGAGCCGGTGGCCTTGACCTCCCAAACATCAGAACCGGTTGAAAGTGAAGTGCCTCCTCGGGAGCCCATGGAGGCGGAAGAAGTGGAGGAACGTGCCCCTACCCAGAGCCCAGAGCTCACCCCTTCAGGCCCAGCCCCAGCGGGGCCAGCATCTGCCCCAGAGACAAATGCACCCAA CCACCCTTCGCCTGCGGAGTACGTCGAGGTGCTTCAGGAGCTGCAGCGGCTTGAGAGCCGCCTCCAGCCCTTCCTGCAGCGCTACTATGAGGTTTTGGGCGCTGCTGCCACCACGGACTACAACAACAAT CAAGAGGGCCGTGAGGAGGACCAGCGCTTGATCAACTTGGTGGGGGAGAGCCTGCGGCTGCTGGGCAACACCTTCGTGGCGCTGTCTGACCTGCGTTGCAATCTGGCCTGTGCGCCCCCTCGTCATCTGCACGTGGTCCGGCCCATGTCTCACTACACCACCCCCATGGTGCTCCAGCAGGCGGCCATCCCCATCCAG ATCAATGTGGGGACCACTGTGACCATGACAGGGAATGGGACACGGCCCCCCCCGACTCCAAGTGCGGAGGCACCTCCCGCTGGTGCTGGGCAGGCCTCGTCCCTGGCCCCCTCTTCTACCACCGTTGAGTCTTCGAATGAGGGGGCTTCCCCGCCAGGGCCGGCTCCCCCACCGACCACCAGCCACCCGAGGGTCATCCGGATTTCCCACCAGAGCGTGGAACCCGTGGTCATGATGCACATGAACATCCAAG ATTCTGGCACACAGCCTGGTGGAGTTCCGAGTGCTCCCACTGGCCCCCTAGGACCCCCTGGTCATGGCCAGACCCTGG GACAGCAGGTGCCAGGCTTCCCAACAGCTCCCACCCGGCTGGTGATTGCCCGGCCCACCCCTCCACAGGCTCGGCCTTCCCATCCTGGggggcccccagtctcaggggctcTG CCGGGCACTGGTTTGGGTACCAACGCCTCTTTAGCCCAGATGGTGAGCGGCCTCGTGGGGCAGCTTCTTATGCAGCCTGTCCTTGTGG CTCAGGGGACCCCAGGAATGGCTCCACCTCCAGCCCCTGCCACTGCGTCAGCCAGTTCTGGTACCACCAACACGGCTACCACAGCTGGCCCTGCCCCCGGGGGGCCCGCCCAGCCTCCGCCGCCTCAAGCCTCCGCCTCTGATCTTCAGTTCTCTCAGCTCCTGGGGAACCTGCTGGGGCCTGCTGGGCCGGGAACTGGAGGGCCTGGTGTGGCTTCTCCCACCATTACTGTGGCAATGCCTGGTGTGCccgcctttctccagggcatgacGGACTTTCTGCAG GCAACACAAACAGctgctccccctcctcctccgcctccacccccaccaccccctccgGCCCCAGAGCAGCAGACAGCGCCCCCACCGGGGTCCCCTTCTGGTGGCAGCGGGAGTCCTGGCAGCGTGGGTCCTGAGAGCCTGCCACTGGAGTTCTTCACCTCAGTGGTGCAGGGTGTGCTGAGCTCACTGCTGGGCTCCCTGGGGGCGCGGGCTGGCAGCAGTGAGAGCATCGCTGCTTTCATACAGCGCCTCAGTGGGTCCAGCAACATCTTTGAGCCCGGGGCTGATGGGGCTCTCG gattcttcGGGGCCCTGCTCTCTCTTCTGTGCCAGAACTTTTCCATGGTGGATGTGGTGATGCTGCTGCACGGGCATTTCCAGCCCCTGCAGCGACTCCAGCCCCAGCTGCGGTCTTTCTTCCACCAGCACTACCTGGGTGGCCAGGAGCCCACACCTGGTAACATCCGG ACGGCAACCCACGCATTGATCACGGGGCTTGAAGAATATGTGCGGGAGAGTTTT TCTTTGGTGCAAGTTCAGCCAGGTGTGGACATCATCCGAACAAACCTGGAATTTCTCCAAGAGCAATTTAATAGCATTGCTGCTCATGTGATGCACTGCACAG ACAGTGGATTTGGGGCCCGATTGCTGGAGCTGTGTAACCAGGGCCTGTTTGAATGCTTGGCCCTGAACCTGCACTGCTTGGGGGGACAGCAGATGGAGCTTGCTGCTGTCATCAATGGCCGAATT CGTCGCATGTCTCGTGGAGTGAATCCATCCTTGGTGAGCTGGCTGACCACTATGATGGGACTGAGGCTGCAGGTGGTACTGGAACACATGCCTGTAGGCCCTGATGCCATTCTCAGATACGTTCGCCGGGTTGGGGATCCCCCTCAG ACACTTCCTGAGGAGCCAATGGAAGTTCAGGGATCAGAGAGAACTTCCCCTGAGCCTCAG CGGGAGAATGCTTCCCCGGCCCCTGGAACAACAGCAGAAGAGGCCATGTCCCGAGGCCCACCTCCTGCTCCTGAGGGGGGCTCCCGAGACGAACAGGATGGCGCGTCCGCTGAGACAGAACCTTGGGCAGCTGCAGTCCCCCCA GAATGGGTCCCTATTATCCAGCAGGACATTCAGAGCCAGCGGAAGGTGAAACCGCAGCCCCCCCTGAGCGATGCCTACCTCAGTGGTATGCCCGCCAAGAGACGCAAG ACGATGCAGGGTGAGGGCCCCCAGCTGCTTCTCTCAGAGGCCGTGAGCCGGGCAGCTAAGGCAGCCGGAGCTCGGCCCCTGACGAGCCCCGAGAGCCTGAGCCGGGACCTGGAGGCACCAGAGGTTCAGGAGAGCTACAGGCAGCAG CTCCGGGCTGACATACAAAAGCGACTGCAGGAAGACCCCAACTACAGCCCCCAGCGCTTCCCGAATGCCCAGAGGGCCTTTGCTGACGATCCCTAG
- the BAG6 gene encoding large proline-rich protein BAG6 isoform X10, with amino-acid sequence MEPNDNTSTTMEEPDSLEVLVKTLDSQTRTFIVGAQMNVKEFKEHIAASVSIPSEKQRLIYQGRVLQDDKKLQEYNVGGKVIHLVERAPPQTQLPSGASSGTGSTSATHGAGPPSGTRGPGASVHDRNANSYVMVGTFNLPSEPRVRLVMAQHMIRDIQTLLSRMEGRGGAQAQHSQPPLQTPTVAPEPVALTSQTSEPVESEVPPREPMEAEEVEERAPTQSPELTPSGPAPAGPASAPETNAPNHPSPAEYVEVLQELQRLESRLQPFLQRYYEVLGAAATTDYNNNQEGREEDQRLINLVGESLRLLGNTFVALSDLRCNLACAPPRHLHVVRPMSHYTTPMVLQQAAIPIQINVGTTVTMTGNGTRPPPTPSAEAPPAGAGQASSLAPSSTTVESSNEGASPPGPAPPPTTSHPRVIRISHQSVEPVVMMHMNIQDSGTQPGGVPSAPTGPLGPPGHGQTLGQQVPGFPTAPTRLVIARPTPPQARPSHPGGPPVSGALPGTGLGTNASLAQMVSGLVGQLLMQPVLVAQGTPGMAPPPAPATASASSGTTNTATTAGPAPGGPAQPPPPQASASDLQFSQLLGNLLGPAGPGTGGPGVASPTITVAMPGVPAFLQGMTDFLQATQTAAPPPPPPPPPPPPPAPEQQTAPPPGSPSGGSGSPGSVGPESLPLEFFTSVVQGVLSSLLGSLGARAGSSESIAAFIQRLSGSSNIFEPGADGALGFFGALLSLLCQNFSMVDVVMLLHGHFQPLQRLQPQLRSFFHQHYLGGQEPTPGNIRTATHALITGLEEYVRESFSLVQVQPGVDIIRTNLEFLQEQFNSIAAHVMHCTDSGFGARLLELCNQGLFECLALNLHCLGGQQMELAAVINGRIRRMSRGVNPSLVSWLTTMMGLRLQVVLEHMPVGPDAILRYVRRVGDPPQTLPEEPMEVQGSERTSPEPQRENASPAPGTTAEEAMSRGPPPAPEGGSRDEQDGASAETEPWAAAVPPEWVPIIQQDIQSQRKVKPQPPLSDAYLSGMPAKRRKLRADIQKRLQEDPNYSPQRFPNAQRAFADDP; translated from the exons ATGGAGCCCAATGATAATACCAGTACCACTATGGAGGAACCTGACAGCCTGGAGGTGCTGGTGAAGACCCTGGACTCTCAGACCCGGACCTTTATTGTGGGGGCCCAG ATGAACGTAAAGGAGTTTAAGGAGCATATTGCTGCTTCTGTTAGCATCCCGTCTGAGAAACAACGGCTTATCTACCAGGGACGAGTTCTGCAGGATGATAAGAAGCTCCAAGAATACA ATGTTGGGGGAAAGGTTATTCACCTTGTGGAACGGGCTCCTCCTCAGACTCAGCTCCCTTCTGGAGCGTCTTCTGGAACAGGGTCCACCTCAGCCACCCATGGTGCGGGACCCCCGTCTGGTACTCGGGGGCCTGGGGCCTCTGTCCATGACCGGAATGCCAACAGCTATGTCATGGTTGGAACCTTCAATCTTCCC AGTGAGCCCCGAGTGCGGCTGGTGATGGCTCAGCATATGATCAGGGATATACAGACCTTACTCTCCCGGATGGAG GGCCGAGGCGGGGCCCAAGCCCAGCACAGCCAGCCGCCTCTCCAGACGCCAACGGTGGCCCCAGAGCCGGTGGCCTTGACCTCCCAAACATCAGAACCGGTTGAAAGTGAAGTGCCTCCTCGGGAGCCCATGGAGGCGGAAGAAGTGGAGGAACGTGCCCCTACCCAGAGCCCAGAGCTCACCCCTTCAGGCCCAGCCCCAGCGGGGCCAGCATCTGCCCCAGAGACAAATGCACCCAA CCACCCTTCGCCTGCGGAGTACGTCGAGGTGCTTCAGGAGCTGCAGCGGCTTGAGAGCCGCCTCCAGCCCTTCCTGCAGCGCTACTATGAGGTTTTGGGCGCTGCTGCCACCACGGACTACAACAACAAT CAAGAGGGCCGTGAGGAGGACCAGCGCTTGATCAACTTGGTGGGGGAGAGCCTGCGGCTGCTGGGCAACACCTTCGTGGCGCTGTCTGACCTGCGTTGCAATCTGGCCTGTGCGCCCCCTCGTCATCTGCACGTGGTCCGGCCCATGTCTCACTACACCACCCCCATGGTGCTCCAGCAGGCGGCCATCCCCATCCAG ATCAATGTGGGGACCACTGTGACCATGACAGGGAATGGGACACGGCCCCCCCCGACTCCAAGTGCGGAGGCACCTCCCGCTGGTGCTGGGCAGGCCTCGTCCCTGGCCCCCTCTTCTACCACCGTTGAGTCTTCGAATGAGGGGGCTTCCCCGCCAGGGCCGGCTCCCCCACCGACCACCAGCCACCCGAGGGTCATCCGGATTTCCCACCAGAGCGTGGAACCCGTGGTCATGATGCACATGAACATCCAAG ATTCTGGCACACAGCCTGGTGGAGTTCCGAGTGCTCCCACTGGCCCCCTAGGACCCCCTGGTCATGGCCAGACCCTGG GACAGCAGGTGCCAGGCTTCCCAACAGCTCCCACCCGGCTGGTGATTGCCCGGCCCACCCCTCCACAGGCTCGGCCTTCCCATCCTGGggggcccccagtctcaggggctcTG CCGGGCACTGGTTTGGGTACCAACGCCTCTTTAGCCCAGATGGTGAGCGGCCTCGTGGGGCAGCTTCTTATGCAGCCTGTCCTTGTGG CTCAGGGGACCCCAGGAATGGCTCCACCTCCAGCCCCTGCCACTGCGTCAGCCAGTTCTGGTACCACCAACACGGCTACCACAGCTGGCCCTGCCCCCGGGGGGCCCGCCCAGCCTCCGCCGCCTCAAGCCTCCGCCTCTGATCTTCAGTTCTCTCAGCTCCTGGGGAACCTGCTGGGGCCTGCTGGGCCGGGAACTGGAGGGCCTGGTGTGGCTTCTCCCACCATTACTGTGGCAATGCCTGGTGTGCccgcctttctccagggcatgacGGACTTTCTGCAG GCAACACAAACAGctgctccccctcctcctccgcctccacccccaccaccccctccgGCCCCAGAGCAGCAGACAGCGCCCCCACCGGGGTCCCCTTCTGGTGGCAGCGGGAGTCCTGGCAGCGTGGGTCCTGAGAGCCTGCCACTGGAGTTCTTCACCTCAGTGGTGCAGGGTGTGCTGAGCTCACTGCTGGGCTCCCTGGGGGCGCGGGCTGGCAGCAGTGAGAGCATCGCTGCTTTCATACAGCGCCTCAGTGGGTCCAGCAACATCTTTGAGCCCGGGGCTGATGGGGCTCTCG gattcttcGGGGCCCTGCTCTCTCTTCTGTGCCAGAACTTTTCCATGGTGGATGTGGTGATGCTGCTGCACGGGCATTTCCAGCCCCTGCAGCGACTCCAGCCCCAGCTGCGGTCTTTCTTCCACCAGCACTACCTGGGTGGCCAGGAGCCCACACCTGGTAACATCCGG ACGGCAACCCACGCATTGATCACGGGGCTTGAAGAATATGTGCGGGAGAGTTTT TCTTTGGTGCAAGTTCAGCCAGGTGTGGACATCATCCGAACAAACCTGGAATTTCTCCAAGAGCAATTTAATAGCATTGCTGCTCATGTGATGCACTGCACAG ACAGTGGATTTGGGGCCCGATTGCTGGAGCTGTGTAACCAGGGCCTGTTTGAATGCTTGGCCCTGAACCTGCACTGCTTGGGGGGACAGCAGATGGAGCTTGCTGCTGTCATCAATGGCCGAATT CGTCGCATGTCTCGTGGAGTGAATCCATCCTTGGTGAGCTGGCTGACCACTATGATGGGACTGAGGCTGCAGGTGGTACTGGAACACATGCCTGTAGGCCCTGATGCCATTCTCAGATACGTTCGCCGGGTTGGGGATCCCCCTCAG ACACTTCCTGAGGAGCCAATGGAAGTTCAGGGATCAGAGAGAACTTCCCCTGAGCCTCAG CGGGAGAATGCTTCCCCGGCCCCTGGAACAACAGCAGAAGAGGCCATGTCCCGAGGCCCACCTCCTGCTCCTGAGGGGGGCTCCCGAGACGAACAGGATGGCGCGTCCGCTGAGACAGAACCTTGGGCAGCTGCAGTCCCCCCA GAATGGGTCCCTATTATCCAGCAGGACATTCAGAGCCAGCGGAAGGTGAAACCGCAGCCCCCCCTGAGCGATGCCTACCTCAGTGGTATGCCCGCCAAGAGACGCAAG CTCCGGGCTGACATACAAAAGCGACTGCAGGAAGACCCCAACTACAGCCCCCAGCGCTTCCCGAATGCCCAGAGGGCCTTTGCTGACGATCCCTAG